The following proteins come from a genomic window of Mucinivorans hirudinis:
- a CDS encoding Heat shock protein 60 family chaperone GroEL, whose protein sequence is MAKDIKFNAEAREGLKAGVDALANAVKVTLGPKGRNVVIDKKFGSPQITKDGVTVAKEIELEDRTANMGAQLVKEVASKTADDAGDGTTTATVLAQAIISTGVKNVTAGANPMDLKRGIDKAVAAVVKNLQEQSQSVGDDINKVQQVATISANNDKAIGALIAEAMGKVKKEGVITVEEAKGTETHVDVVEGMQFDRGYVSPYFITDTEKMQAELEKPYILITDKKVSTMKEILGVLEPVAQSGRSLLIIAEDVDGEALSSLVLNKLRGTLKIAAVKAPGFGDRRKEMLQDIAILTGGQVVSEETGMKLDQATIEMLGSAEKITLGKDNTTIVNGAGEKVSIDQRIAQIRKQIETTTSDYDREKLQERLAKMAGGVAVLYIGAATEVEMKEKKDRVDDALAATRAAVEEGIIPGGGVAFIRAAAAVAGLKGENEDENTGIQIVIRAIEEPLRQIVANAGGEGSVVVNKVKEGKADFGYNARTDVYENMYAAGIIDPTKVARVALENAASVASMFLTTECVLVDIKEETPAMPPMGGGMGGMM, encoded by the coding sequence ATGGCAAAAGATATTAAATTCAACGCAGAAGCTCGCGAAGGTTTGAAAGCTGGCGTGGACGCATTGGCGAATGCAGTAAAAGTAACACTAGGACCTAAGGGTCGTAACGTGGTGATAGACAAAAAGTTTGGTTCGCCACAAATTACCAAAGACGGTGTAACCGTTGCTAAAGAGATTGAGTTGGAAGACCGCACGGCAAATATGGGTGCACAACTTGTAAAGGAGGTTGCAAGCAAGACGGCTGACGATGCGGGCGATGGTACTACAACAGCAACTGTTCTGGCACAGGCTATTATCTCGACAGGGGTGAAAAACGTAACTGCCGGTGCAAATCCTATGGATTTGAAGCGCGGTATCGACAAAGCTGTTGCTGCGGTTGTTAAAAACCTCCAAGAGCAAAGCCAATCTGTGGGCGATGATATTAATAAGGTTCAGCAAGTTGCGACTATCTCCGCCAATAACGACAAAGCTATCGGGGCACTGATTGCCGAGGCTATGGGCAAAGTTAAGAAAGAGGGTGTAATCACCGTAGAAGAGGCTAAGGGTACTGAAACTCACGTTGATGTGGTTGAAGGTATGCAGTTCGACAGGGGCTATGTCTCGCCTTACTTTATCACCGACACCGAAAAGATGCAGGCAGAGCTCGAAAAACCTTACATCTTGATTACCGACAAAAAGGTATCGACAATGAAGGAGATTTTGGGCGTGCTAGAACCTGTTGCGCAATCGGGTCGTTCGTTGTTGATTATTGCTGAAGATGTTGATGGCGAGGCACTTTCTTCACTTGTTCTTAATAAATTGCGTGGCACACTAAAAATTGCAGCCGTAAAAGCTCCGGGCTTTGGCGACCGCCGCAAAGAGATGTTGCAGGATATTGCAATACTAACAGGTGGTCAGGTGGTTAGCGAGGAGACAGGAATGAAGTTAGACCAAGCTACCATCGAGATGTTGGGCTCTGCCGAAAAGATTACTTTGGGTAAGGACAATACGACAATCGTAAACGGCGCAGGCGAGAAGGTGTCTATCGACCAACGTATAGCACAAATTCGCAAGCAAATAGAAACTACAACTTCGGATTACGACCGCGAAAAACTCCAAGAACGTCTTGCCAAAATGGCAGGGGGTGTGGCGGTGCTCTACATTGGTGCTGCAACGGAGGTAGAGATGAAGGAGAAGAAAGACCGCGTTGATGACGCACTGGCAGCAACGCGTGCTGCCGTTGAAGAGGGTATTATCCCCGGCGGCGGTGTTGCATTTATTCGTGCGGCGGCGGCAGTGGCGGGTCTTAAGGGCGAAAACGAGGATGAAAATACGGGCATCCAAATAGTGATTCGCGCCATTGAAGAGCCTCTTCGCCAGATTGTTGCCAATGCAGGTGGCGAAGGTTCGGTTGTTGTAAACAAGGTGAAAGAGGGCAAGGCTGATTTCGGTTACAATGCTCGCACCGATGTTTACGAAAATATGTATGCAGCCGGCATTATCGACCCAACGAAGGTTGCACGCGTAGCATTGGAGAATGCCGCTTCGGTTGCTTCGATGTTCCTGACCACCGAATGCGTTTTGGTGGACATTAAGGAGGAGACTCCCGCAATGCCTCCAATGGGCGGGGGAATGGGTGGAATGATGTAG
- a CDS encoding Bll5638 protein, which produces MSQQLCYPHLLTRHLGNKNLFLFRSICTIFAPMKKLLAKLSNPDILLATLLGIWLIINILQGIFTELTNREAYYWFTAVQRGLQTGYFDHPPMLGVLVWLGVNLFGDTELGVRFFTILLQPIYLFLFWQVVRTPLSNWRSALTYLLTAFSIPLLQLYGWVATPDAPMMLATVLFLYCYKRFLADQSLLNTLYIALCTALLVYSEYQGVLVVGLVIASNYKLLFRWKVWVALGFALLLYTPHIVWQYEHDWVTFRHHLSGGSYEFSLGNLFNSFINLILTFNPIIFVPFTLFFVKLRFKSELWRAMQYMGIGFFVLFLLGSTRGYTQPQWAIPAVFTMLFIVTRAAERSVKFHRYILKQGMIIGTLWIAARVFAMCYAGYQIPLEIFGNKSKYTILADKMDGKPLIFDGDHTQASKYNFYTHSMAYSMPSIYKGSSEYEFMDFDETFGGMPAAVVVKQFILDTIARNNPYTRFELNENYVSFYDTVDSYIPLRRIVITYDGLPAKAIVKKPILLNINIMNPNKVPIELNKVSLVAFVKSDKGVYNEFTIAFARQMTVLPAGESISFSREIRIPGSVSTGRYEFSLSLQQPPAASWYNSKIKDIIITNPTAGKSR; this is translated from the coding sequence TTGTCACAACAATTATGCTATCCCCATTTATTAACTCGGCATCTCGGAAATAAAAACTTGTTTTTATTTCGCTCAATTTGCACTATATTTGCCCCTATGAAAAAACTGCTCGCCAAATTATCCAACCCTGATATTCTACTTGCCACTCTACTTGGTATATGGCTTATAATAAATATTTTACAGGGTATATTTACGGAGCTTACCAACAGGGAGGCATACTATTGGTTTACTGCCGTCCAGCGCGGATTGCAGACCGGCTACTTCGACCATCCACCGATGTTAGGAGTGCTTGTTTGGCTGGGTGTCAATCTCTTCGGTGATACGGAGTTGGGAGTGAGATTTTTCACAATCCTGCTTCAACCCATCTACCTTTTCCTGTTTTGGCAGGTGGTGCGCACTCCGCTGAGTAATTGGCGCAGTGCTCTCACATACTTGCTGACAGCCTTTTCCATACCTCTGCTACAATTATACGGCTGGGTTGCCACACCCGATGCTCCAATGATGTTGGCTACGGTGCTGTTTCTATACTGCTACAAAAGATTTCTCGCAGATCAGAGCCTGCTCAATACCCTCTATATTGCTCTTTGCACAGCACTGCTGGTATACTCCGAATATCAAGGGGTTTTGGTTGTCGGTCTGGTAATTGCCTCGAACTATAAACTGCTATTTAGGTGGAAAGTGTGGGTAGCGCTAGGCTTTGCACTCCTGCTTTATACGCCGCATATCGTTTGGCAGTATGAGCACGATTGGGTCACTTTTCGTCACCACCTCTCGGGAGGCAGTTATGAATTTTCGTTGGGAAACCTTTTCAACTCCTTCATCAATCTTATCCTCACTTTCAACCCTATAATCTTCGTGCCATTTACCCTGTTTTTTGTAAAGCTCAGATTCAAGTCGGAATTATGGCGAGCTATGCAGTATATGGGTATAGGTTTTTTTGTACTATTCCTCCTAGGTTCTACTCGCGGATATACTCAACCCCAATGGGCTATTCCCGCTGTCTTTACTATGCTCTTTATTGTCACTCGAGCCGCAGAACGAAGTGTGAAATTCCACCGTTACATACTCAAGCAAGGAATGATTATAGGCACTCTATGGATCGCCGCGAGAGTTTTCGCAATGTGTTATGCGGGGTATCAAATACCGCTGGAAATATTTGGCAACAAGAGTAAATACACCATATTAGCAGACAAAATGGATGGGAAGCCACTAATTTTCGACGGCGACCACACCCAGGCATCCAAGTACAATTTTTACACACACTCGATGGCTTATTCTATGCCTTCCATTTACAAGGGCAGCAGTGAGTACGAATTTATGGATTTTGATGAAACTTTCGGCGGTATGCCGGCAGCAGTGGTTGTCAAACAATTTATTTTAGACACCATCGCCCGCAATAATCCATACACTAGATTTGAACTTAACGAAAACTATGTCTCGTTTTACGACACTGTTGATAGTTACATTCCGCTCCGACGAATTGTGATAACATATGACGGACTACCGGCAAAAGCAATCGTTAAAAAACCGATACTGCTAAATATCAACATAATGAACCCAAACAAAGTGCCAATCGAGCTGAACAAAGTCTCTCTTGTAGCTTTTGTGAAAAGTGATAAGGGCGTTTATAATGAGTTTACTATTGCATTTGCGCGCCAGATGACTGTGCTACCGGCGGGCGAGAGTATATCGTTTTCGCGAGAGATTCGTATACCGGGTAGCGTGTCCACAGGACGCTATGAGTTTTCGCTCTCACTACAACAGCCTCCCGCTGCATCGTGGTATAATTCGAAAATTAAAGATATTATCATCACAAACCCCACAGCTGGCAAGTCACGCTAG
- a CDS encoding ABC transporter ATP-binding protein codes for MILETKNVVKQYATHRALDDVSISIPRGSVYGLLGPNGAGKTTLIRIINQITAPDSGTILLDGRPLASTDISRIGYLPEERGLYKKMKVGEQALYLSQLKGISKRDAMVSLRKWFRKFEIESWWDKKVEELSKGMAQKVQFIVTVIHNPELLIFDEPFSGFDPINANILKEEILERAQQGATVIFSTHNMASVEEICDHITLINKSKNILSGKVSDIRRSMATNSYQIDFEGDKHQLTAALESFGVISGDSKNSLKIRLPKDEKPQQVIATANELVDIRNFAEVIPSMNEIFIEAVQGNK; via the coding sequence ATGATTCTTGAAACAAAAAATGTTGTAAAACAGTACGCTACCCATCGCGCATTGGACGATGTAAGCATCTCTATTCCACGAGGTTCGGTATATGGACTACTGGGCCCGAATGGGGCAGGAAAGACCACCCTAATTAGAATTATCAACCAAATTACAGCGCCCGACAGCGGCACGATTCTCTTAGACGGCAGACCCTTAGCCTCAACCGACATTTCCCGAATCGGCTACCTGCCCGAGGAGCGCGGATTGTACAAAAAGATGAAGGTTGGCGAGCAGGCGCTTTACCTATCGCAACTCAAGGGCATCTCCAAACGAGATGCTATGGTGAGCCTGAGAAAGTGGTTTCGCAAATTTGAAATAGAAAGTTGGTGGGACAAAAAGGTTGAGGAGCTCAGTAAAGGTATGGCACAGAAGGTGCAGTTTATCGTCACGGTTATCCACAACCCCGAGTTGTTGATTTTCGACGAGCCATTCTCCGGCTTCGACCCAATCAATGCCAATATCCTCAAAGAGGAGATTTTGGAACGCGCACAGCAGGGTGCAACCGTGATTTTTTCAACCCATAATATGGCGTCAGTCGAGGAAATTTGCGACCACATAACCCTGATTAACAAATCAAAAAACATCCTGAGCGGCAAAGTTTCCGACATTCGCCGCTCGATGGCAACCAACTCATATCAGATTGATTTCGAGGGCGATAAACATCAACTAACTGCCGCCTTGGAATCTTTCGGAGTAATAAGTGGTGACAGTAAAAACTCACTGAAAATTCGCCTGCCCAAGGACGAAAAACCACAACAAGTCATTGCCACGGCTAATGAATTAGTTGATATTCGTAATTTTGCAGAGGTAATACCCTCGATGAACGAAATATTTATTGAGGCAGTCCAAGGTAACAAATAG
- a CDS encoding putative membrane protein, with product MKNKITLIIAREYNQRVRKKSFIITTLLMPVLMAALMILPAMMAMHEGTENYKIVVIDSSGAIADKLANSQKVEFVSTTESYENAEKNYSDAFGFLLIGEDIINNPSDLKLYTRKNSTIDMENDITRQISSIVENERIAKTQIEGLEQIMEKVKARGQLTTFVISENQQGKSSSSIVSMMVGYIGGFMMYMFVLMYGAFIMQGVIEEKNSRIVEVIISSVKPFQLMMGKILGVALVALTQLFVWIVLIGAIYTVASSMIFAGVDAQSGDFMAAAAQQGINPDFATIMSTLANPSYLMKILGCYLIYFVGGYLLYSSMYAAVGSAVDNIQDAQQLNLPITIPLILAIIVMINAMRVPDSAISFWFSIIPFTSPIVMMARIPYGVPAWEIILSVVLLYTTFVGVVWFSAKIYRVGILMYGKKPTLKELIKWARYKN from the coding sequence ATGAAAAATAAAATTACACTAATAATAGCGCGAGAATACAACCAGCGCGTACGCAAAAAATCATTCATAATCACAACATTGCTTATGCCTGTATTGATGGCGGCATTGATGATTCTACCGGCAATGATGGCTATGCACGAGGGCACAGAGAACTATAAAATCGTGGTTATAGACAGTAGCGGCGCCATCGCCGATAAGCTCGCCAACAGCCAAAAAGTAGAATTCGTCTCCACCACCGAAAGCTACGAAAATGCCGAGAAAAATTACTCGGATGCCTTCGGATTCTTGCTTATTGGCGAGGACATCATCAATAACCCTTCAGATTTGAAACTCTATACACGCAAAAATTCCACGATTGATATGGAGAACGATATTACGCGTCAAATCTCATCGATAGTTGAAAATGAGCGTATTGCAAAGACTCAAATAGAGGGTTTGGAGCAGATTATGGAGAAGGTCAAGGCGCGGGGTCAGCTCACGACATTTGTTATCAGCGAAAATCAACAAGGGAAATCCAGCTCGTCAATTGTCTCGATGATGGTGGGCTATATAGGTGGTTTTATGATGTATATGTTTGTGCTTATGTACGGCGCATTTATTATGCAGGGTGTGATTGAGGAGAAGAACAGCCGAATTGTGGAGGTGATTATCTCCTCTGTGAAGCCGTTCCAGCTGATGATGGGCAAGATTCTTGGCGTGGCACTGGTAGCTCTCACCCAGCTGTTTGTGTGGATTGTACTTATCGGAGCGATATATACGGTGGCTTCGAGTATGATTTTTGCCGGTGTTGATGCGCAATCAGGTGATTTTATGGCGGCGGCGGCTCAGCAAGGTATCAACCCGGATTTTGCTACAATAATGAGTACTCTCGCAAATCCGAGCTACCTGATGAAGATATTGGGCTGCTACCTTATCTACTTCGTCGGCGGATACCTGCTCTACTCCTCTATGTATGCTGCAGTGGGCAGCGCTGTGGATAATATCCAAGATGCTCAGCAACTCAACCTGCCGATAACAATTCCGTTGATACTTGCTATCATTGTGATGATCAATGCTATGAGAGTGCCGGATTCGGCAATATCGTTTTGGTTTTCTATAATCCCCTTCACATCGCCCATTGTGATGATGGCGCGCATTCCGTATGGCGTACCTGCGTGGGAAATAATACTTTCAGTTGTGTTACTCTATACCACTTTCGTGGGAGTGGTGTGGTTCTCGGCAAAGATTTACCGCGTCGGGATTTTGATGTACGGCAAGAAACCTACACTCAAAGAGCTGATAAAGTGGGCAAGATATAAGAATTAA
- a CDS encoding TsaB protein (required for threonylcarbamoyladenosine (t(6)A) formation in tRNA): protein MALILSIESATEVCSVALGKDGELLSLRESTLGRNHANNLALYVQEILDENDLYADELDAVAVSGGPGSYTGLRIGTAMAKSICYSLEKPMIAVGSLTALAEIALEEFEAEIIEINNPHNATLCPMIDARRMEVYTQLFDMKLYKQSEIEAKIIDGSSFKGIENLVIFGDGAAKCTEILCVEHQFISVHSSARGMVRIAEGMFNSSNFVDVAYYEPYYLKDFVATTPKRKVL from the coding sequence TTGGCACTTATTTTATCAATAGAGAGCGCGACGGAGGTATGCTCCGTGGCACTGGGAAAGGATGGCGAACTTCTCTCCCTGCGTGAGAGTACGCTCGGGCGTAACCACGCCAACAACTTGGCACTCTACGTGCAGGAGATTCTGGACGAAAACGACCTCTATGCAGATGAGCTGGATGCTGTTGCCGTAAGCGGCGGTCCCGGCTCTTACACGGGGCTGCGAATTGGGACGGCTATGGCAAAAAGCATATGCTATTCACTCGAAAAACCAATGATTGCAGTAGGCTCGCTCACTGCCCTTGCAGAAATAGCTCTCGAGGAGTTCGAGGCGGAAATCATCGAAATCAACAATCCCCACAACGCCACACTATGCCCGATGATAGATGCCCGCAGAATGGAGGTCTACACCCAACTCTTTGATATGAAACTCTATAAGCAAAGCGAAATAGAGGCAAAAATCATTGATGGCAGTAGTTTTAAGGGGATAGAAAACTTGGTAATATTTGGAGATGGCGCGGCTAAATGCACAGAGATTTTGTGTGTGGAACACCAATTTATCAGCGTCCACTCCTCGGCACGAGGGATGGTCAGAATTGCTGAAGGTATGTTCAATAGCTCTAATTTTGTGGATGTTGCATACTATGAACCTTACTACTTGAAAGATTTTGTGGCAACCACTCCCAAAAGAAAAGTTTTGTGA